One Patescibacteria group bacterium genomic region harbors:
- a CDS encoding class I tRNA ligase family protein, which translates to MTQKNFFITTPIYYVNDKPHIGHAYTTVAADILARWHKQKGDEVFFLTGTDEHGAKVSDSAKLSNKSPQQFCDENSALFKRAFDNLNLSYDYFIRTTDKRHEEAVGKFMQKLFDQGDIYEGSYEGLYCTGCENFLTEKELVDGKCPDHLKVPEKISEKNYFFKLTKYLDKVRELIEKDEIRILPEDKKKEALGLFKQGLSDFSVSRENVKWGIPLPFDKSQVTYVWVEALQNYISAIGYGDDRQNFEKWWQNPFHIMAKDILKFHCVYWPALLLAVGEKPPKQLFLHGFFSINGQKMSKSIGNVIDPNDLVAKYGADATRYLLISQFPFGQDGDIKQEKFDEQFNSDLANGLGNIVSRVANLIEQSEIKIIPKGSGELFNRISGDIENLRFHEALKTVFSLISDLNGELQKIKPWEMTKDNSDRAKFLEKVASDLLSISEAIKPFMPETAKKIEDRFLAKEILKGEPLFPRI; encoded by the coding sequence ATGACCCAGAAGAATTTTTTTATCACAACGCCGATCTATTACGTTAATGACAAGCCTCACATCGGTCATGCTTATACAACAGTAGCAGCGGATATTCTGGCGCGCTGGCACAAGCAAAAAGGCGATGAGGTCTTTTTTTTAACCGGAACTGATGAACACGGAGCGAAAGTTTCCGATTCAGCAAAACTTTCTAATAAATCACCCCAGCAATTTTGTGATGAAAACAGCGCTTTGTTTAAAAGGGCATTTGATAATCTAAACCTGTCATATGATTATTTTATCCGTACGACTGATAAAAGGCATGAAGAAGCAGTAGGAAAATTTATGCAGAAACTGTTTGATCAGGGAGATATCTACGAAGGTTCTTACGAGGGCTTGTATTGTACCGGCTGTGAAAACTTTTTGACGGAAAAAGAGTTGGTGGACGGTAAATGCCCGGACCATTTGAAAGTGCCGGAGAAAATTTCCGAAAAAAATTATTTTTTCAAACTCACCAAATATCTGGATAAGGTCAGGGAACTAATTGAAAAAGATGAGATACGGATTCTGCCGGAAGACAAGAAAAAAGAGGCGCTGGGTCTTTTTAAACAGGGTCTTTCAGATTTTTCCGTATCACGTGAAAATGTAAAATGGGGAATTCCACTGCCTTTTGATAAGTCGCAGGTTACTTATGTCTGGGTTGAAGCACTACAAAACTATATTTCAGCAATCGGCTACGGTGATGACCGGCAGAATTTTGAAAAATGGTGGCAGAACCCTTTTCATATAATGGCCAAGGATATTCTGAAATTTCATTGTGTTTACTGGCCGGCACTTCTGCTTGCAGTCGGTGAAAAACCGCCAAAACAGCTTTTTCTGCACGGTTTTTTCTCCATCAACGGACAGAAGATGAGTAAATCAATCGGCAACGTAATTGATCCGAATGATCTGGTGGCAAAATACGGTGCGGATGCCACACGCTATCTTCTAATCTCGCAGTTTCCGTTCGGACAGGATGGGGATATCAAACAGGAAAAATTCGACGAACAGTTCAATTCTGATTTGGCAAACGGACTGGGAAATATTGTTTCCAGAGTCGCTAACCTGATTGAACAGAGCGAAATAAAAATTATACCAAAAGGTTCCGGTGAACTGTTTAATCGTATTTCAGGAGACATCGAAAATCTTAGATTCCACGAAGCTTTAAAAACTGTGTTTTCGCTAATCAGTGATTTAAATGGAGAGTTGCAGAAAATAAAACCCTGGGAAATGACGAAAGATAATAGCGATAGGGCAAAATTTTTAGAGAAAGTGGCAAGTGACCTATTATCAATCAGCGAAGCAATTAAGCCGTTTATGCCGGAAACAGCGAAAAAGATTGAAGATAGATTTCTGGCAAAAGAAATATTAAAAGGTGAACCGCTTTTTCCGAGGATATAG
- a CDS encoding pitrilysin family protein, translating to MKYQKKNFANGMKGIVAPLKETKTITLLVLVRVGSRYESANVNGVSHFIEHMMFKGTKRRPSTLEISKELDGIGAEFNAFTGKDHTGYYIKANYEKTELVFDILSDALINSQFDATELNRERKVIEEEINMYQDNPQMYVDTLFEELVYGEKSFLGQQISGPKSVIRNVTRQQMMQFKKSYYKPKNTLVVVAGNISPTKGFNLIEKYFKFSKETQKVPAFKKAVVNQSNPRVKLQFRKTEQAQLCIGFPAYSYFHKDVNALALLNIILGGNMSSRLFINLRERQGLCYLIRSSANLYEDTGNFVVQAGLDRKRVKQAISAVLKVIADVKQNGVTEEELKKSKDFLRGKLTIEMEDSESIAGWYGSQQLLKNQTHTLEEKLRSIDKVTLKSIQKVANDLFKTQLLNLVIIGPFSKNSEFTPLLKV from the coding sequence ATGAAATATCAAAAGAAAAATTTTGCCAATGGTATGAAGGGGATTGTTGCTCCTTTGAAAGAAACCAAAACTATTACCTTACTGGTATTAGTAAGGGTCGGATCTCGCTATGAAAGCGCGAATGTAAACGGAGTTTCCCACTTTATTGAACACATGATGTTTAAAGGAACCAAGCGTCGGCCTTCGACTTTGGAAATATCCAAGGAGCTGGACGGGATTGGCGCGGAATTCAACGCATTTACCGGTAAAGACCATACCGGCTACTATATCAAAGCAAATTATGAAAAGACAGAGCTTGTTTTTGACATCCTTTCGGATGCGCTGATTAATTCCCAGTTTGATGCAACGGAATTGAACAGAGAGAGAAAAGTAATAGAAGAGGAAATAAATATGTACCAGGATAACCCTCAAATGTATGTTGATACTTTGTTTGAGGAATTGGTTTATGGTGAAAAAAGCTTTTTAGGCCAGCAGATCAGCGGGCCAAAATCAGTAATTAGAAATGTCACCAGACAGCAGATGATGCAATTCAAAAAATCATATTATAAGCCGAAAAATACATTGGTAGTTGTAGCCGGAAATATTTCACCGACCAAGGGTTTTAATCTGATTGAAAAGTATTTTAAGTTCTCAAAAGAAACACAGAAAGTTCCGGCGTTTAAAAAAGCCGTTGTCAATCAGAGCAATCCACGGGTTAAACTGCAATTCAGGAAAACTGAACAGGCGCAGTTGTGCATCGGCTTTCCTGCGTATTCGTATTTCCATAAAGACGTTAATGCACTGGCACTGCTGAACATAATCCTGGGTGGAAACATGAGTTCACGTCTCTTCATTAATTTAAGAGAGCGCCAAGGGTTATGCTATCTAATCCGCTCATCCGCCAATCTGTATGAAGATACGGGTAATTTTGTGGTGCAGGCAGGTCTTGATCGCAAGCGGGTAAAGCAGGCAATTTCGGCTGTATTGAAAGTAATTGCGGATGTCAAACAGAACGGCGTGACTGAAGAGGAGTTGAAAAAATCAAAAGACTTTCTACGCGGCAAGCTGACAATTGAAATGGAGGATTCGGAAAGTATCGCGGGGTGGTACGGATCACAGCAACTATTAAAGAATCAGACGCATACGCTGGAGGAAAAATTACGCAGTATTGATAAGGTAACTTTGAAAAGCATCCAGAAAGTTGCAAATGACCTGTTTAAAACTCAACTGCTGAACCTGGTCATCATCGGCCCTTTCTCTAAAAATAGCGAATTTACCCCGTTATTAAAGGTCTAG
- a CDS encoding TatD family hydrolase, whose translation MLIDTHTHVNFNLFKDDGPDVIDRALTNNIWVINVGSQYKTSLRAVNIAKDYTEGVYAIVGLHPIHLFKMHVDEDEIDFSSRQEEYDKEAYLELARDPKVVGIGEVGMDYYHMPDGENIETVKKKQEEVFREQISLAVDLDKAVTIHCRGTKEDPSGVYQDVMNIVKDYPKIRAVVHCYTGDLKTAKQIINMGLNLSITGIVTFKNAKELHAVVKEIPLENMMVETDAPYLAPDPYRGKRNEPSYVRYVAEKIAELKGISFEEVADVTTANAKKLFKLN comes from the coding sequence ATGCTGATTGATACCCACACACACGTAAATTTTAATCTGTTTAAGGATGACGGTCCGGATGTTATTGATCGTGCCTTAACAAATAATATCTGGGTGATAAATGTCGGCAGTCAATATAAAACCAGCCTGCGTGCAGTAAATATCGCCAAAGATTATACTGAAGGCGTGTATGCGATTGTCGGTCTGCATCCGATCCATTTATTCAAAATGCACGTTGATGAAGACGAAATAGATTTCAGTTCTAGGCAGGAAGAATATGACAAAGAGGCATACTTAGAGCTTGCCAGAGACCCGAAAGTAGTGGGGATCGGCGAGGTCGGAATGGATTATTATCATATGCCGGATGGTGAAAATATAGAAACTGTAAAGAAGAAGCAGGAAGAAGTTTTCCGGGAACAGATATCTCTCGCTGTTGATTTAGACAAAGCAGTAACTATCCACTGCCGTGGTACAAAAGAAGATCCGTCGGGTGTCTACCAGGATGTAATGAATATCGTAAAAGATTATCCCAAAATTCGCGCAGTGGTGCATTGCTATACCGGCGATCTGAAAACTGCAAAACAAATCATTAATATGGGTTTAAATCTGTCGATTACCGGAATTGTAACATTTAAAAACGCCAAAGAGCTGCATGCTGTTGTCAAAGAAATTCCTCTGGAAAATATGATGGTAGAAACGGATGCCCCGTATCTTGCGCCGGATCCTTATCGTGGTAAAAGAAATGAGCCGTCATATGTAAGATATGTCGCGGAAAAGATCGCCGAACTTAAAGGCATCTCTTTTGAAGAAGTAGCGGATGTGACAACTGCGAACGCCAAGAAGTTATTTAAATTGAATTAA
- a CDS encoding AI-2E family transporter — MLPLKSKSEVSISTKSILKVIAIFSLLWFLYVIKDILAIIFIAFVLASALDPWIDAFQKRKIPRAVGILIIYLVMIAVISVTIALIIPPIIQQVKDITNSFPEYFEKISEVYSNFQQFSNDYGVQSTVQDSLNNINTTLAQLGGGIFTVSSRFFGAIFGLFAVLVIVFYMTIGEAGMKEFFLFIAPSKYQPYFVHKINQVQRKLGMWLRGQLVLGLIIFTLTYIGLSILQVEYALILALFAGLAEFVPYIGPIISAVPAVFLTFADSPIKALMVVVLYIIIQQLENQIIVPKVMQKSVGLNPLVVIVVMLIGAKIAGIAGIILAVPTATIIKIFLSDFFEDRKEKEERLEV; from the coding sequence ATGTTGCCGTTAAAATCGAAAAGTGAAGTTAGTATCTCAACCAAATCAATTCTGAAAGTAATTGCAATTTTTAGTTTGCTTTGGTTTCTTTATGTAATAAAAGATATATTGGCAATTATCTTTATTGCTTTTGTGCTGGCTTCTGCGCTTGATCCATGGATTGATGCTTTTCAGAAAAGAAAAATCCCCCGGGCGGTTGGAATCCTGATTATATATTTAGTCATGATTGCAGTTATATCGGTAACCATCGCGTTAATCATTCCGCCGATTATTCAGCAAGTAAAAGACATAACCAATTCATTTCCAGAATATTTTGAAAAAATTTCTGAGGTGTACTCAAATTTCCAGCAGTTTTCCAATGATTACGGTGTCCAGTCAACTGTGCAGGATTCTTTAAACAATATTAATACAACACTCGCCCAATTAGGCGGTGGAATATTTACCGTGTCTTCGCGTTTCTTCGGTGCTATTTTCGGACTGTTCGCGGTATTGGTTATCGTTTTCTATATGACCATCGGCGAGGCGGGAATGAAGGAATTTTTCTTATTTATCGCTCCCAGCAAATATCAGCCGTATTTTGTCCATAAGATAAACCAGGTGCAGAGAAAATTGGGAATGTGGCTCAGGGGGCAATTGGTGCTCGGGTTGATAATTTTCACATTAACATACATCGGGCTTTCTATTCTGCAGGTTGAATATGCATTAATTCTGGCTTTGTTTGCCGGGCTGGCGGAATTCGTTCCGTATATCGGTCCGATTATCAGCGCGGTTCCGGCGGTATTTTTAACATTCGCTGATTCTCCGATTAAAGCGTTGATGGTGGTTGTTTTGTATATCATTATTCAACAGCTCGAGAATCAGATTATCGTTCCGAAAGTAATGCAGAAAAGCGTTGGATTGAATCCATTGGTAGTGATTGTTGTAATGTTAATCGGAGCGAAAATCGCTGGGATTGCCGGGATCATTTTAGCTGTTCCTACTGCTACTATAATTAAAATATTTTTGAGCGATTTCTTTGAGGATCGAAAAGAAAAAGAAGAACGTCTGGAGGTCTGA
- a CDS encoding phenylalanine--tRNA ligase beta subunit-related protein translates to MKFTVSPKVFELFPELQIAVAVFKGLDNTKTMPEIAELLRNEEMFCRSIFSELKVSEHPNIQNWRKAYTKFGAGSHYRSSIETLVKRVSKGDNLPSINNLVDIYNLISLKHLLPVGGEDLRRIQGNIELTTATGEEHFKAIYSETNESPQKGEIIYVDGYRDVLCRRFNWREADKSKITEQTKDAIIYIEGISPVNAIETKEAMQDMVGYMEKFCSGSVELFLINKDFPVFTFKK, encoded by the coding sequence ATGAAGTTTACTGTATCTCCAAAAGTGTTTGAATTATTTCCGGAATTGCAGATTGCCGTTGCGGTTTTCAAGGGCCTAGATAACACAAAGACAATGCCGGAGATAGCGGAGTTGTTGCGTAATGAAGAAATGTTTTGCCGGAGTATTTTCAGCGAGTTGAAAGTGTCGGAACATCCGAATATCCAAAACTGGCGGAAGGCCTATACGAAATTCGGTGCCGGATCGCATTATCGTTCATCTATTGAAACACTGGTAAAAAGAGTGTCAAAAGGCGATAACCTACCATCGATAAATAATTTAGTGGATATTTATAATCTGATATCCCTTAAGCATCTGTTGCCGGTCGGCGGAGAAGATCTAAGAAGAATTCAGGGTAATATTGAATTAACAACTGCAACTGGTGAAGAACACTTTAAAGCAATTTATTCGGAAACAAATGAATCCCCGCAAAAGGGGGAAATTATATATGTTGATGGATATAGAGATGTATTATGCAGACGGTTTAATTGGCGGGAAGCGGACAAATCAAAGATCACTGAACAGACAAAAGACGCAATTATATATATAGAAGGGATATCGCCTGTGAATGCGATTGAAACAAAAGAGGCGATGCAGGATATGGTCGGGTATATGGAGAAATTCTGTAGCGGTTCGGTCGAGTTATTCCTGATCAATAAAGATTTTCCAGTATTTACATTTAAAAAATGA
- a CDS encoding CvpA family protein gives MTNIDWILIFLLGAFAFSGLKGGFFYSFGSFLGVLIGAFIAGRFYEPLAQSIGNGQNWARIIAFFGIFIIVSQLFGVIASIISKALKLLFLFPFLAVINKVGGLIFGLIEGMFFIGIGVFVIIRFELAEDIITIFGNSALIPIFEKIGSLISFLLPKILLELNTII, from the coding sequence ATGACGAACATCGATTGGATATTAATATTTTTACTGGGTGCGTTTGCATTTTCAGGATTAAAAGGGGGATTCTTTTATTCCTTCGGTTCATTTTTGGGAGTTTTAATCGGCGCTTTCATCGCCGGCCGATTCTACGAACCATTGGCGCAGTCAATCGGTAATGGGCAGAATTGGGCAAGAATAATCGCATTTTTTGGTATTTTTATAATTGTCAGCCAGCTGTTTGGTGTTATTGCAAGCATCATCAGTAAAGCACTTAAACTTCTTTTTCTATTTCCCTTCCTGGCGGTTATCAATAAAGTCGGAGGACTGATTTTTGGATTAATTGAAGGAATGTTTTTTATTGGAATCGGGGTTTTCGTTATTATTCGTTTTGAGTTGGCTGAAGACATTATTACAATATTTGGAAACTCAGCACTGATTCCGATATTTGAAAAGATCGGGAGTCTCATATCTTTTCTTCTGCCGAAAATTCTGCTTGAATTAAATACAATCATATAA
- a CDS encoding DNA recombination protein RmuC — protein sequence MDLITLIIALAVFAVLILGLLMFQMNKKFTELKDSKKDSDGFLLLQQRLEDMNKTVDQKMGDSTKMMQQQFGQSAKIIQDVTERLTKLDETNKQVLEFSDQLNKLQDTLSNPKQRGIFGEYQLEMLLKNSFQPNQYEMQYKFKDGVIVDSVLFLGEKIIPIDSKFSLENYNRIVDETDSTQRGLLEKVFKTDLKNRIDETAKYIRPNEGTIDFAFMFIPAEGIFYDLLVNKVGAIKVNTRDLIDYAINEKKVHIVSPTTFYVTLQSLWQGMRAYQVQEKTKEILKQVGNLDLHIKAYEDYLKKLGGHLGTTVNMYNSAYKEFKKIDKDVVKLTGGESQVEPIEIEKPKTE from the coding sequence ATGGATTTAATAACACTTATCATCGCATTAGCAGTATTTGCCGTTTTAATCTTAGGCCTGTTAATGTTCCAAATGAACAAGAAGTTTACGGAATTGAAGGATTCAAAAAAGGATTCGGACGGGTTTTTGTTACTGCAACAACGGCTGGAAGATATGAATAAAACAGTTGATCAAAAGATGGGGGATTCGACAAAGATGATGCAACAGCAGTTCGGCCAGTCGGCAAAAATAATTCAGGATGTTACTGAAAGACTGACCAAGCTGGACGAAACAAACAAACAGGTTTTAGAGTTTTCTGATCAGCTGAATAAACTGCAGGACACATTAAGCAATCCAAAGCAGAGGGGTATTTTCGGCGAGTACCAGCTAGAAATGCTTTTAAAAAATTCATTTCAGCCCAATCAGTATGAAATGCAGTATAAATTTAAGGATGGTGTGATTGTAGATTCAGTATTGTTTCTGGGTGAAAAGATTATTCCGATTGATTCTAAGTTTTCCCTGGAAAATTATAATAGAATTGTGGACGAAACCGACAGTACACAGCGGGGACTTTTAGAAAAGGTATTTAAAACTGATTTGAAAAACAGGATTGACGAAACAGCAAAATATATCAGGCCGAACGAGGGTACGATTGATTTTGCATTCATGTTTATTCCGGCGGAAGGAATATTTTATGATCTGCTGGTAAACAAAGTCGGAGCAATCAAAGTCAATACCAGGGATTTGATAGATTACGCGATCAATGAGAAAAAAGTTCATATCGTTTCTCCGACGACTTTTTATGTTACACTGCAGTCACTCTGGCAGGGGATGCGGGCATATCAGGTTCAGGAGAAGACAAAGGAGATATTAAAGCAGGTCGGCAATCTGGATTTGCATATCAAAGCGTATGAAGACTATTTGAAAAAACTGGGCGGTCATCTCGGCACCACTGTAAATATGTATAACTCTGCCTACAAAGAGTTTAAAAAAATTGATAAGGACGTGGTGAAGCTTACCGGTGGTGAATCACAAGTAGAGCCGATTGAAATAGAAAAACCAAAGACGGAGTAG
- a CDS encoding cation:proton antiporter gives MLTLQLAFLLLSAKLFGLVFKKFKQSEVLGELVGGMVVGPFAFGAIELPWIGKLFPIAEQIGEHASSLPISPELYFFGQIGAVLLLFLVGLETDAKLFMKYGLKSLGIAIGGVVLPFFLGAWGTVMFGFADSMMDTTALFMGAIMTATSVGITARVLSDMYKLDTKEGVSILAAAVIDDVLGILILALVISLAGGESGDGVSWSVLGQIGLKALIFLGGVTALGFLFSKKLSKVLLKLEGKNYAAIAAAICLVIAAVAELFGLAMIIGAYLVGILLSVTPIGRELEERLSGASHILVPVFFAIMGTLVDFKAMASALAFGLVISLFAIVGKIIGSGVPAFFSGFNFLGSMRIGIGMLPRGEVALIVAGIGISTGIISNEIFGVAIMMTLITTLMAPIILVPLFKNPKSGLKNDTEISVEMIEPYRTFEQSPHLITALRDFVVETFALRGYDILKDDRVSGIVEIVHTKDENRLITIKKQDRILTFDCSSEATADVDEITNEGLQHFEQAISALKSA, from the coding sequence ATGCTAACGCTACAACTCGCATTTCTTTTATTATCAGCTAAATTATTTGGCCTTGTTTTTAAAAAATTTAAGCAGTCTGAGGTGCTCGGTGAACTGGTTGGTGGTATGGTAGTTGGACCTTTTGCCTTTGGTGCTATCGAACTGCCTTGGATTGGAAAACTTTTCCCGATCGCAGAACAAATTGGTGAACACGCATCTTCACTTCCGATTTCTCCGGAGTTATACTTTTTTGGTCAGATCGGAGCGGTCTTGCTATTATTCCTGGTCGGATTGGAAACTGATGCCAAACTATTCATGAAATACGGATTAAAATCTCTTGGTATTGCAATCGGTGGTGTGGTACTTCCCTTTTTCCTCGGAGCATGGGGCACGGTAATGTTCGGATTTGCCGATTCAATGATGGATACGACGGCACTATTTATGGGAGCAATCATGACCGCCACATCAGTTGGTATCACCGCACGCGTTTTATCCGATATGTATAAATTGGATACCAAGGAAGGCGTATCAATATTGGCTGCAGCAGTTATAGACGACGTACTGGGAATATTAATTTTGGCTTTAGTAATATCCCTGGCTGGCGGTGAATCCGGCGACGGAGTTTCCTGGTCAGTGCTTGGGCAGATTGGATTAAAAGCATTAATATTTTTGGGCGGAGTCACAGCGCTCGGATTTTTATTCAGCAAGAAACTGTCAAAGGTACTGCTCAAACTGGAAGGTAAGAATTACGCGGCAATTGCAGCGGCGATCTGCCTGGTAATCGCGGCAGTTGCCGAACTATTCGGACTGGCAATGATTATTGGAGCTTATCTGGTAGGAATCCTGCTTTCAGTCACTCCGATCGGAAGAGAACTGGAAGAAAGACTTTCTGGAGCATCACACATTCTGGTACCGGTATTTTTTGCTATTATGGGAACCTTGGTTGATTTTAAAGCGATGGCCTCTGCGCTTGCTTTTGGCCTGGTCATCTCCCTGTTCGCTATTGTCGGAAAAATCATCGGCAGTGGTGTTCCAGCATTTTTCTCCGGATTTAACTTTTTAGGATCCATGCGAATCGGCATCGGAATGTTACCAAGAGGAGAAGTGGCTCTGATTGTTGCCGGAATTGGAATCTCCACAGGAATTATCTCAAATGAAATATTCGGTGTCGCGATTATGATGACTTTAATCACCACCCTGATGGCCCCGATCATTCTGGTGCCATTATTCAAGAATCCTAAATCCGGATTAAAAAATGACACTGAAATTTCTGTTGAAATGATTGAGCCGTATAGAACATTTGAACAGTCCCCTCATCTAATTACTGCTCTTCGCGATTTTGTCGTGGAAACATTCGCACTGCGCGGATACGATATATTAAAAGACGACCGGGTATCCGGCATTGTTGAGATTGTACATACCAAAGACGAAAACAGACTAATCACTATAAAAAAACAGGATAGGATCCTGACTTTTGACTGCAGTAGTGAAGCGACAGCGGACGTGGACGAGATAACCAATGAAGGTCTGCAACATTTCGAACAGGCAATCTCAGCCTTAAAATCGGCCTAA
- the uppP gene encoding undecaprenyl-diphosphatase UppP — protein sequence MEYIQSIVLGLAQGLGEFLPISSSGHLVILPWIFNFSDPGLAFDVALHWGTLIAVVSFFWKDWIRLLKSLFSTERDNVAVKNDRKLIRYIIIASIPGALFGYLLDDWAETSFRAPLLVASTLAVMGILLAIADRKGKGKRDISEITLLDSIVIGLSQAVAIVPGVSRSGATITTALFRNINREAAAKFSFLLSAPIILGAGLVKLPEIISEGISSSVIIGTLVAAVSGFFSIKYLLRFVQTKNYSPFVWYRLIFSAVIIIVYLSR from the coding sequence ATGGAATATATCCAGTCAATTGTTTTAGGGCTCGCGCAGGGTTTAGGTGAGTTTTTACCTATTTCTAGTTCCGGCCATTTGGTAATCCTTCCCTGGATTTTTAATTTTTCGGATCCGGGGCTCGCTTTTGATGTAGCACTGCACTGGGGCACATTAATTGCGGTTGTCTCTTTTTTTTGGAAAGACTGGATTCGCTTATTAAAATCCCTCTTTTCCACAGAGCGGGATAATGTTGCGGTTAAAAATGACCGTAAACTGATCAGATACATTATTATCGCATCCATACCGGGCGCTTTATTTGGTTATCTTTTGGATGACTGGGCGGAAACATCTTTCCGCGCCCCGCTATTAGTTGCTTCAACTTTGGCTGTGATGGGTATTTTACTTGCGATTGCGGACAGGAAAGGTAAAGGAAAGAGAGATATTAGTGAAATTACATTACTCGACAGTATTGTAATAGGTTTATCACAGGCAGTTGCGATTGTTCCGGGCGTGTCACGTTCCGGCGCCACAATCACCACAGCTTTATTCAGAAATATCAACCGTGAAGCAGCCGCAAAATTTTCTTTTCTGCTGTCTGCGCCGATTATTCTGGGGGCAGGCTTGGTGAAACTGCCGGAAATTATTTCAGAAGGAATATCTTCCTCAGTGATTATTGGAACGCTGGTGGCGGCAGTCAGCGGTTTTTTCAGCATTAAATACCTGCTGCGATTTGTACAGACAAAAAACTACAGTCCGTTTGTCTGGTATCGTTTGATATTCTCCGCGGTGATAATTATTGTCTATTTATCCCGATGA